The proteins below are encoded in one region of Doryrhamphus excisus isolate RoL2022-K1 chromosome 4, RoL_Dexc_1.0, whole genome shotgun sequence:
- the mmp11a gene encoding stromelysin-3, giving the protein MRTCALVCVLALFAPSWTRAAPSVRAASSFKATPVHADKFLDSKKRSKLPHVHDKMPKDASNHTSNPWRRPRCGVPDYPNQRELLYPGRHRHRRFVLYGGRLDKTDLTYRIVRFPWQMGEEKVRRVFREALKIWSDVTPLTFTEVRSGKADIRIDFTRYWHGDSLPFDGPGGILAHAFFPKTHRQGDMHFDYDESWTLGNHMGTDLLQVAAHEFGHVLGLLHSDEPGAIMSAYYSFSYPLKLSDDDKRGIQYLYGARPGVRPPPTPPPPPPPSDPETNEIVPHPDVCQTDFDAASVIRGELFFFKSGYVWRIRDGHLEKGYPALASRHWRGIPDNIDAAFEDKAGNIWFFRGESYWVFDAEMRVRGPEPVRALGLSVPGVQAALRWGHDPDYNTYLFHSGSYWRFSPRHSRPDSPYPRSMADWGGIPADVDATFRDAYGYAHFIRGRQYWKFDPVGMNSLEGYPRYVGVDFFGCGSM; this is encoded by the exons GTCCATGCGGACAAGTTCCTGGACTCCAAGAAGAGATCCAAACTCCCTCACGTCCACGACAAGATGCCGAAGGACGCGTCCAACCACACCTCCAACCCGTGGAGGCGTCCCCGCTGCGGCGTTCCGGACTATCCCAACCAGAGGGAGCTGCTGTATCCGGGACGGCACCGCCACAGACGCTTCGTCCTCTACGGGGGAAGGCTGGACAAGACGGACCTCACCTACAG GATCGTGCGTTTCCCGTGGCAGATGGGCGAGGAGAAGGTGCGGAGGGTGTTTCGGGAAGCCCTGAAGATCTGGAGCGACGTGACGCCGCTCACCTTCACCGAGGTCCGCAGCGGCAAGGCCGACATCCGCATCGACTTCACCAG GTACTGGCACGGCGACAGCCTCCCCTTCGATGGCCCGGGTGGGATCCTCGCCCACGCCTTCTTCCCCAAGACTCACCGCCAAGGCGACATGCACTTCGACTACGACGAGTCGTGGACGCTCGGCAACCATATGG GCACGGACCTCCTCCAGGTGGCGGCTCACGAGTTCGGACACGTGCTGGGCCTCCTGCACTCTGACGAGCCGGGCGCCATCATGTCCGCCTACTACTCCTTCTCCTACCCGCTCAAGCTGAGCGACGACGACAAGCGAGGCATCCAGTATCTCTACGGCGCCCGTCCTGGGGTCCGGCCTCCGCCGAcgccgcccccgccccctccgcCGTCGGACCCTGAGACCAACGAGATCGTCCCTCAC CCCGACGTCTGCCAGACTGACTTCGACGCGGCGTCCGTGATCCGCGGCGAGCTCTTCTTCTTCAAGTCGGGCTACGTGTGGCGGATCCGGGACGGACACCTGGAGAAGGGTTACCCCGCCCTGGCGTCCCGCCACTGGAGGGGGATCCCGGACAACATCGACGCCGCCTTCGAAGACAAGGCGGGGAACATTTGGTTCTTCCGAG GTGAGAGCTACTGGGTGTTTGACGCTGAGATGCGGGTGCGCGGGCCCGAGCCCGTACGGGCTCTGGGCCTGTCGGTGCCGGGCGTCCAGGCAGCGCTGCGTTGGGGTCACGACCCCGACTACAACACCTACCTCTTCCACTCGGGAAGCTACTGGCGCTTCAGCCCCCGCCACAGCCGCCCGGACTCGCCGTACCCCCGCAGCATGGCCGACTGGGGCGGCATCCCCGCGGACGTGGACGCCACCTTCAGGGACGCCTACG GCTACGCCCACTTCATCCGAGGACGCCAGTACTGGAAGTTCGACCCGGTGGGCATGAACTCCCTGGAAGGCTACCCCCGCTACGTGGGCGTGGACTTTTTTGGCTGCGGAAGCATGTGA